From Slackia heliotrinireducens DSM 20476:
AAGTGCCACGCTTGGATGTTCGCTTCGGTTACGTTATAACCCCAGATGAAGATGGTTTTCGAGTTCTTCCAATCGCTTGGGTCGTTGCTCGACGGGCCGTTCCAGTCGTTCATACCGAACACCTGGCTCGTTCCGTGGTCGATCCCCATGTCGGTGTTGTAGTCGATATACGTGCCGCCGAGCAGATTGGTGAAACGCGTGATGGTCGGCCAGCAGTTGAGCAGGCTCACGTCGCCGCCCGAATGATGGAAGGCGAGCGCCTGCGGGCCGTACTCGTCGATGATTTCCTTCCACTTCGTGGCGATAAGATCGATGGCTTCTTCCCACGTGATACGCTCCCATTTCCCCTCGCCGCGTTCGCCGGCGCGTTTCATAGGATACTTGATGCGGTCTGGATCGTAGATGCGCTGCAAGCTGGATACGCCGCGCAGGCAGATGCGGTCGTAGCACTCCTCCGGGAAGTGCGCCATTTCCGACTGCACGACCAGCCCGTCGCGCACGGTTACCGAATGGCGGCAGTATGCATGGCAGTTAGGCCGGCACACGCATTCGACGACTTCTTCCACCGGGTCCGCATAAGCGGCCTGCGGGTCGAGCGCCAGAGCTCCGAGGGCAGGTTTGCCCAGGTAGGTGGCTCCGCTTGCGACGCTCGCCGCACCGGCTGCCTTCAGAAACGTTCGGCGTGTCAGGCCGGTTTCCCCCTTTGTAACACCCATAATTCCCCCTTCTCTAGGTTGGGTTTCATATGGGTGATTGTAGAAAGCATGTGTACATATTAGAATGCACAGACAGGGACTTTCTGATAGAGCCAGATTTGGGGGGCGATATGGCGAAGGGGCGTCCGTGCCTGATGATGGTGTCGATCGATAAGAGCGATGCGGCACCTCTGTACCAACAGATCTACCGCCAGATTGCGGTGGCCATCGAACAAGGCGTCATTACGGCGGGGCAAAAACTTCCATCGCTGAGGGGGCTTGCGCAGGAGCTGGGTGTCGGGCGTATAACCGTCGAGAAGGCGTATCTGCAGCTTGCGGTAGAGGGGTACGTAACCGCGTCGGAGCGCTCGGGATACGTGGTCAACAGGCTGGATACCGATTACCTGCAGCTGCCCCAGCCGGATAATTTTACGGCGGTGGCGGAAGTTGTCGCCTCTTGCTCGGGCCGGGGTTTCGCGGGGGAAGTTACCGCTGGGCGCGCCGCCCGATACGATTTCTCCTATTTCGACCTGCAGCCTGGTTCGTTTCCCAAACGCGATTGGGCCCGGGCGCTGACCGATGCGCTTTACTCGGTAAGCGACATGCGGATGACCGGCTATCCGATAGACGCACAACCCACGCAGCTGCAGGTGCAGATTGCCGCGCATCTTGCCAGGACCCGTGGCGTGCGATGCGCTCCCGAACAGGTTGTTGTGTTTCCTGGGACGGCGAATGCCCTGGAAGGCGTTTTGCAGCTTCTGCCCAATGCCCCGCGCGTGTTCGGTATGGAAGAACCCGGCTACGACCTGGCTCTTTCGGTGGCGCAACGGCAGGGGCTCGATGTTGTGCCGCTGGCGACCGACGGGGGAGCGCAGGCGTATTTGCAGGCGGTCGAAGAGCATGCGCCCGACGTTGTGTTCGCGACGCCTTCGCACCAGTTCCCCACGGGATTCCTTATGGACCTTTCTACCAGGATCGATCTGCTGCGGTTGTCGGAGGCGCTTGATTTCTACGTAATCGAGGACGATAGCTGCAACGAATACCGGTATGGCACGGGGCCTGTGCCGAGCTTGCAATCGCTTGATGCAGGCAACCGCGTGGTGTATATGGGGAACTTTTCGAAGACGTTCACGCCGGCGCTGCGCATCGCTTTCGCCGTGCTGCCGCCTGAGCTGCTTGCGCGGCTGTATCGCGACGGAGGGCTGCTCATTCCCTCGGTCAACACCCACATCCAGGATGCCTTGGCGATGTTCATGGCCGACGGTCATCTCGACCGTCATGTGCGGCGCATGGTGGCGAGCAATCGGGAAAGGCACGATATTCTGCTCGAGTGCTTGCGGCGGGATCTTGGGGATTTCGCGCGCATTTCAGGGGTTAATTCTGGCATGCATTTCTACGTCGAGCTCGACACGCGGATGCCGCAGCGCGAACTGATAGAGCGCGCTGCCAGGCGCGATGTGCGCGTCTACGGGACCGAGCGCTTCTGGTTCTCGCGGTCGGCGCCGTCGAATGCGCTGCTCATAGGGTTTTCCTCCATTCGGGCCGAAGACATTCCGACAGGAGTTGGCGAACTGAAGCGCGCGTGGCTATGAGCTGAGTGGACATCGGGGGAGGACAACGGGGACGGAGCCTTTTGTCCCGTTTTCGGCGAGGCGGAGGCCAGGTTGGGCGCGCAACCTCGTCGCATCCCGCTCCTCAGCCCGAAAGGACGGGAAGTGTCCCTGTTGACTCAAAAATGTGACAGAAGGAAACGTCCCTACTGACTCACTACTGACACACTCGAGATGGGACAAAGGGGACTGTCCCCATTGTCCCACGGGGACGTCCCTGCCGGCACACCCGCTGACCGACAGGTTTGCCGCGTGCCAAAAACCCGCGCGGGGTTTCGCCATAGGTGGGGCGGATGGTGCTAGAATGCGCTACCAACTAGCAAAACGGGAAGGAAGCCCACGATGGCAGAAGCCGCAGAAGCACAACCTCAACAGGGCAAAGTCGCGCAGTTCATGCAGCGCAAAAACATCGAGATCTCGTTCCAGCGTTACGCCATCGACGCATTGTCGGCCATGGCGCAGGGCCTGTTTGCCTCGCTGCTCATCGGAACCATCTTCAACACCATAGGGAACCTGTCCGGCGTCCAGGCGTTCAACGACGTGGGAGGCTTCGCCAGCGCGATGGCCGGCCCCGCCATGGCCTGCGCCATCGGATACGCCCTCAAGTGCCCGCCGCTGGTGCTGTTCTCGCTCATCACCGTGGGCTCGGCGGCCAATTCGGCAGGCGGCGCGGGCGGTCCGCTGGCGGTTCTAGTGGTTGCCATTATCGCAGCTGAGCTGGGCAAAGCCGTTTCGAAGGAGACCAAGGTGGACATCCTGGTGACGCCCGCCGTCACCATCGGCCTGGGCTGCGCGCTGGCCATGCTGGCCGGCCCTTGGATCGGAGCCATCGCGACGGCCATCGGCAACTTCATCATGTGGGCTACCGAGCTGCAGCCCTTCCTCATGGGCATCGTGGTGTCTGTGGTTGTGGGCATGGCGCTTACGCTGCCCATTTCGTCGGCGGCTATTTGCGCGGCACTGGGCCTGACCGGCCTGGCTGGCGGCGCGGCGCTTGCCGGTTGCTGCGCGCAGATGGTGGGCTTTGCGGTCATCAGCTTCCGCGACAACGGTTGGGGTGGCATCATTTCCCAGGGCATCGGCACGTCGATGCTGCAAATGGGCAATATCATGCGCAAGCCGGCCATCTGGATTGCACCTACAGTGGCGGCCGCGGTGGGCGGCCCTGTTGCCACGTGCCTGTTCCATATGACGCAGAACGGCCCGGCCATCGCGTCGGGCATGGGAACCTGCGGTTTGGTGGGCCCCATCGGCCTGTACGCCGGCTGGGTTGCCGACGGCGTTTCGATCGGCGCGTTCGAGTGGCTGGGCATGGCGCTTGTGTGCGTCGTCATTCCCGCGGTTGTGAGCTGGGGCGTTGCTCTGCTGCTCCGCCGTGCCGGCGTCATCGCCGACGGCGACATGAAGCTCGACTAGCTTGCGCCAGTGTGTCAGTAGGGACGTTTCCTACTGACACAAAACTGCGCCACTGGGGACACATCTTGCGGCGACTTCTCCATGTTAATACGCAATGGGGTAATGGGAATGGGACAAGGAGGACTGTCCCCGTTGCCCCTTTCGAGCGATGGTCTGCAATGGGACAAAGGGGACTGTCCCCTTTGTCCCAAAAATGAGTCAAAAGGAAGCGTCCCTACTGACACACTACAGGTCGGCGGCGGTAAAGGGGGTGACGGTCCCCAAGGTCCAGCCGTTGCCGATGATGAAGCGGCCGTCGGCGCAGTCGAACAGCGAGATAGGGTCGGCCTGCGCAACGTTGAGACCCTCCATGCCGCTGCGACGGAACGCTGCCGAGTACACGCAGCGCATGGTGCCGCTGTTGGCGTCGGTGTAGCCCGACATGATGACCGTCTGGATGACCGGCGAGCCGTTGAACAGGGTCGGAAGCGCATACGTGCCGATGTTGAACAGGCAGCGCACCCATTCCTGGTTGAGCTGCTCCTCGGTTTTGTCCACCAGCGTGGCCTTGCCGTTGGCCAAAAGCACTGCGGTCTTGTTCGGCAGCAGCTCGCGGTCGGGCAATCCGACGGTGGCGTACATGAGCCCGCCGCCGAAGTCGTAGCTCACCGAGAACGGCAGACCGCAATCCATCAGCTTCAGCTTCAGCTCGATGGCGTCTTCCACCGTTTCGATATCGCCTTGGCGAAGCCGCTGGTAGAATGCCTGGCGATCGGCCCATTCCTGCTGCAGGCGAGCGTCTTCGGCAGCCTTCACGCGTGCCTGGTCGGCCAGATAGGCGGACTGGCGATAACTCCACGCCTGCTGCTCGGCGGCCAGCCGTGGCTCCAGGTTCGCCGCGACGTACGCCTCGCGCTCGTCGCCCTTGAACAGCCCCGGATAGATGACCTTCGCCTCGTCGCGAATGAGCGGTACGAGCGTCTCGAAACTCGGCGCCGGCTCGGGGTAGGGCGGAATCACGTATTCGCCAGGCACGTCGTTGGCCTGCATCTGGTCGAAGGCTTGCGTGCTGAACACGGTTTCAGTGTCGGTGTGCACCATAAGCGCCGCAGCCGTTTTCTGGTTGTACGCGTTCGCGCGCTTCACCATGACGGTGCGGTACTCGGCGTCCAGCTTGGCGTTGATCCGCGGCCAGTCGACCTCGCGTTTCGCCATCTCGATGGACTGCCGGTCAAGCATTTCGAGCCGCCCGCGGTACACGTGCAGGTTCTTGTCCTCGTCCAGCGAGAAGCGGATGCCGTTCTTGCGTTTGCAGGCGACCTCGCCCAGCGGCGTGAAGCCGAACAGGCCCGTTTTGCGGGCGGTTTGCTCGAGTGTGTTTTGGACGCTGGTGTAGCTGCTTCCTATATAGACGGTTTTCACGAATGCCTCCTGCAGGCGGGTTTGGTGCTCCGCCCATTCTACCGCAAGAGCCACAGCGCTGTTTTCGGGGTGCGGAAGGAGTACAATGGGCGCAAATCGGAAAGGAGGCGGGCCATGGCCGGCGGTGCGAAAAAGATCACGGCAGATGCAAGGCTGAGGGGCACCTGGCGGGGCGGTACCAGCGTCTCGCGGCAGATTGCCAGGATATTTGCCGATCGTATCCGCAGTTCAGCGGCACGCAGCCGCTCGCCATACCGTCGGGTGGACGACGATGGCGACGACCAGGCCACGCCGCCCAGGCACCCAAGCCTCAAGTAAGCTTGCGCCCTGCGTTCGCTTCGCCGGCCATCTGCCTGCGTGCGTTCTTTGGCGAAATCGGGCCACTGCCGCCCCGAACGGCTACAATGGACAGACACCTGAAGCCGACGAAAGGGCACCCATGCGAAAAGCGCAGTTCATCACCATCGCGATTGCGGTCGCTTTGGCCTGCGCGTTGACCGTGTCCTGCTCGGGCGGCGAAACCCCGTCCCAGGCGACGGGCGAAGGCGCTTCGGCGGTCTCGTCAGGCGCGCAACCCTCGGCCGACCTGGATATGGCGTCCTCGCGGACCCAGAGCGACTACCGCGACATATCCACCTATACCATTCGCATCCAGGATGTTCCCTATACGGGTGAAGCGCAAAAACCCCAGGTAGAAGTGTATGTCGAAGGCCTGGCGGAGCTCGTCGAGGGTAAGGATTTCATGGTGGGTGAATACACCGACAACGTGGAGCCGGGCATGGCGACGGTGGTCATCGTGGCCATGTCGCCGTACTACGGTGAGGTCGCGGGCCACTTTAACATCACCACGTCGCCAGACAGGCCCTATCCGGGTGCCGCCGATGGCTGGGTGCAGGACGGCGACAGCTACCAATTCATGAACGCCGCAGGTCAGCCCCTGGTTAACCAGTGGTGCGACGTGGACGGCAAAGTGTATTTCCTTGGGCCGGACGGGCGCATGGCCACGGGTTGGCTGGACTGGATGGGCGGCCGCTACTATCTGGACGAGAGCGGCGTTGCGGTCACCGGTTGGGAGGAAATCGACGACGCGTGGTACTACTTCGACGATGCGGGCGCGATGGCGACCGACCGGTGGGTGGGCGACAGCTACCTGACCGAGTCGGGAGAGATGGCCACCGACACGTGGGTCGGCGATTCCTACGTCGACGAGGACGGCGTGTGGGACAGGACGAAAACCAAGGACGACGAGGACTGATTCCCGCCGCATACCAGTGTCGCCAATAAGTTGGCGCATGGACGCATCCTGGGTGGCCAAGCCCCGCTGCGCATCGGTTTGCGCGAGTTAGGACACAACCATACAAGCCCTGCGGTCAGGGCTTTCTCAAATTTATTCAATACGATGCGTTACGATCGCTAGATGATGGTGGCAGCTTCCAGATAGGCGGTCTTGGTCCACTTCAGCTTGGAGATGATGGGGTCGGGGTCCGCGATCTCGGGGCAGCGCGACACGGCGTCGACGGCCTCGTTGAAAGACTGCATACGGATGTTTTCCCTGTCGGGGCCGACGGTCCATTCCTTATTGTCGGCGCGCTCGGCGATAAACTGGTCGGTGTACTGCTTGAACTCGTCTTCGCTGGCGAAGATGCCGGCCTTGTCGCGGATTTCGTGCAGCGCGTTCATGCCGGACTGCGCGTAGTCCAGGTACGTCTGGTGGACGAGCGACTCTTCGCTGTGCTGGGTGTCGGGCGAAACTTCCCAGCGGATGTCGTTTTTGATGTCCCAGAGGGCCACCCACGCTTTTGCGATTGCGTATTTGACGTCGTTCAGGGATGTGCTGTCGGCAGTTGCCATCATCGGAGGCTCCTTCGTCGGGGGCGGGCGCAGCGGCTGCTGCTTTGGTTGCAGTACATGGGTCGAACTAGATACCAGTATACGGAAAAACCCCGTCCATATCAGGAAGGGTTATGTATCTGAATTCATATTAGGATATGTTGGCGGCAAACGGCGCTCCGCTGCGAAGGCGTCCAGCGCACGTAGCAGATTGCTGTGCCGTCATGGCGAGGTTGTCGACCATATGCCATGGGCGAGCTTTCCGGTGCCATTGGTTTCGTCGAGCAACATCTTCACGTTGCTTGAGTAAACCGTTTTCGAGCGCGCGCTTGAAGCGTACAATGGCGCTGCTAAAGACGGACGAGGAGGGTGCCATGGCTGGGGCTAAGGGTAAGGTTGTTAAAATCGCTGCGGCAGGTGCAATCAAATATGGGCCTAAAGCTGTTGGCGTCGTCAAGAAAGCAGCAAAGAATCCGCAGGTCAGGGCTTTGGCTGGCAAGGTCGCCAAAGAGGTTGCGGAAAATCCGAGGCTCCGCAAGCAGGCCATCCAAGGAGCGGGCAAGGTTGCTCGCGGCGCGGCGGTGGCTGCCAAGGGCGCGGGCGTGATCGCTGTCGGCAAGGCTGGCATCGCGGCGGCCCGTGCGAAGGACAAGGGAGCCAAGGTAGGCGACGCCGCCAAGCAGCGCATGGCCGATGCCAAGGAGAAGCGCCAGGAGAAGAAGGCCGAAGCCGCAAAGGCCGAGCAAGCTATGGCGGTGATCGGCGCCGCAATAAAGATGACTGCAGCCGAGTTCGACGAGGCGTACGCTTCGCTAGGTCCATCGGTGAACCCGCTGGAAACGCCCGGATGCTACGCGGTGTTCCTGCTGTCCAACCCCTTTAAGCCTGGCAAAGGCGGTTTTCGTTATGACGAAGTGTACGTGGGCGCCTCGGACAACATGGCCGAAGCTGTGCGCAGGCATTTCGAAGGCAAGGGCAACGTGGACCTGTATGCGGACCACAGGCACAAGCGGGACCTGCAATACCTGGCGTTTCTGCCGGGCTGCTCCGATAAACGAGGCGACCTGATGGGGCTTCTGGGGTCGGATGACTCTTACAACGCCTACGACTGGTAGTGGTCTCGCGCGTTTATTGACGCATTAGTATATATGTAAAACCAATATGGCGAAAACCGGCGGGTTTGCTCGTCGTGAGCCGTGGTGTGCAACGGGAATCCGAAAATCTGTGCACTTGAGGGGATAATCTGCCGAAAGCGGCCCCTCGAAGGCAGTTTTTCATGGGGTTGTCGCTGCTCCTCTCGACATAATCCCAGGTCGCGGAAATCGGACGATCCGTCCAAGGGCCGAAGAAGGGCCGAATCGCGCAGATTATCCCCTCAAGTGCGCACGAAATCGGATTCTCGTTGCACGGAGGAAGTACAGAGGGATGAACGTGGCGTGGTCCATGGGTGCGTTTCGCCATGCGCTGCCGTATACGGAGATGCTGGCATCGATGGCCGCGGCCTCAATGGCTTGCGCCAGCTGAACGTCGACGTTGCACTCAATGCGTTCGGGCGACCGGAACTGCCGCATGTTGCCTTCCAACCGCTCCATCTGGCAGATTGCGAACCCGTCGCGATATGCCGGCGCGTGCGGGCTGGATACGATGACCGTATCGGGTGCAGTCTCGGCAATGTGGACTGCCACCTGGTGATATGCGTCGATGGTGCCCTGGATGCCCGCCTCTTGGCCGCATCCGACGGAAGGGATGATCAGCGGCGGGTGGGGCACGGCGTACGCTGCAACGATGGGCATAACGGCCTCCTTCGTTCGGCACGATTGCATGCTTTCTGCTTATCACGATGCGGAGCTGTGCGCAGCCCCCGGAGCCCAGGGGGTGAGCCGAAGTGTCGTCCAAGCAGGTGGGAAAGGCCGAACATTACGTGATTCGGTGCACTGGTTCGGGGTAAACTACAGACTAGCGAAGGGAGGTGCGAGCGATGGCGAACGAGCAAAAACGTGGGCCGGCGATGCTGTTTTCAATGCAGATGTCCACCGTTATCTACGAGCATTTCAAGCGGTCATCGAGGTTTCTCCGCGTGCATTTCGGCCTTCGCTACAATGCGTTCACCATACTGTTGTGCCTTTTGGAAGCCCAGCGTCCTGCCGCGGTCGCCGAGCTTGCGGACTATTTGATGCTGAGCAAGAACACCGTGCTGTCGTTGCTTCTTGCCTTGGAAGACGATGGGCTTGTGGCGAAGACCGGACGTCCGAATGACAATCGTTTCATGGAATGCACGCTCACGGACGAAGGTGTCGGCTTGGTGCGAAAGGCGTCGCGCGACGTGTCGGACATGCTGGCGAACACGTTTCTGGCATCGCTTCCCATGGACGAGTTCGCTCGTTTCAGCGACATCGATTCCGCCACGCGTGTGCTGCGCGGTCACGACGTACCGGGCTTCGGCGCCACGGCTCCTGGCACGGCGTCGATCGACAGCCGTGAATACCTGTTCCCATCGGGCCATTTTGTGGAATGGCATGTGCTGGTGGATCGCTGGAAGGCGTGCTTGCGGCGCCATTCGCCTCTATCGTTCGACGAATTCCGCATTCTCGACCTGGTGTCCTCGCGGGAGGGCATGACACTGGGCGAGGTGGCCGAAGGGCTGCAGCTGCAAAAAAGCGGGCTGAGCATATATAAAAGCCGTCTTGAGGAATCGGGTTTGCTGCAGTGCCGCCCCGACCCGTTCGACGGCCGCAGGACCGTCGTGCGATGCACGGCAGAGAGCGCGCGAATGGTCGCCGAGCTGCGTACTCGGTTGGACGAGGTGACGCGCGCGGGACATGTAGGACTGTCGGAAACCGACGCCATTGTGCTTGACGCCTGGTATATGCGCATGTACAGCAATATGCGCACAACGGCGTCAGAATAGGCATATAACTGTAACTACTTTCAATCTAGATATTTGTAAATACGCAATATGAACTGCGATAACAGTTTCGATACGATGAAATAGCTATAACTAAAATTCCCTCGTATCATGCGCGGCAACGAGCCAATCCGATAAAGGAGGGAATTATGGGAACGTTTGAGATGAACCGTCGTAAATTCGTGGCCGGGTCTGCCGTTGCCGCGCTTGCCGCCATGGGGCTTGCGTCGTGCGCGCCTTCCGGCAATGCCGAGTCTGCACAGGACGAGGCGCCGTCGGCCCCCGCTGTGGAGCTGGACCCGAACGCCGAAGAGGTGGACGTGGTCGTCGTCGGTGCCGGCATTTCAGGTCTGGCTGCGTGCGTGCAGGCCGCTGAAAACGGCAACAGCGTCATCGTGCTGGAAAAGGGCGGTGCCGCCGGCGGCAATGGCGTGGGAACCGAAGGAATTTTCGCCGTGAACTCGAGCTTCCAGCAAGAGCAAGGCATTCAGATCAACCCCAGCGACATCGTTCACACCGAGCTGAGCGAATCTCAGTGGCGCAGCAGCGGGGCCCTGTGGCTCGACCTGGTGAGCAAGTCGGCCGACAACGTGGCCTGGCTGCAGGAAAAGGGCGTCGGCTTCAGCGGCGTGGTCGACAACTACCACGTGGGACTGTTCAACACCATGCATTGGTGGAAGGACAACGTGGGCGCCGTGGGCTATGTTCCGCCCATGCAGGCTGCAGCCGAAGGTTATGGCGTCGAATTCCGTTTCAATTCTCCGGCGAAGCAGCTCGTCATGGCCGATGGGGCTATTGCCGGCGTGGTGGTCGAAGGGCCCGAGGGCGAGTATCAGATCAAGGCCAAGGCGGTCATTCTGGCGTCGGGCGGCATTGGCGCGAATCCCGAGTACCTGAAGGAAACGGGGTGGACGCAGGAAAAGGTCGACGAGATGATGGTCGTCTGTTCGCCTAGCGTCGAAGGTGACGGCTACCGCATGGCACGCGAGGTCGGCGTGAAGAGCTTCCTGGCGAACGCGGCCATTCAGTCGTTCCAGGGCGTGCGCGCGTTCGGCAACGACGATACGGTGCCGTACAACAGCCCTCTGAACGGCGGAAACGGCTTGGTTGCGCTGGGTGGCGCCCTGTGGGTAGACCAGGATGCACACCGCTTCTGCGACGAGTCCATCGCTATGGTGTTCAACATGGCCGCGAATGCGACCGCATGCCTGGGCAACAAGGAGAATTACGCGATCTTCGATCAGGCCTACATCGACGCGCTGGGTCTGGACGACCATGACCAGGAGATTCTTGATGCGGCTGTAGCTGGGTCCGATCCCGAAAGCGTGTTCTCGGCTGGCAGCGTTGCCGAGCTGGCCGATCATTTCGGGCTCGATGCCGACGTGCTGCAGGCGACGGTGGATCGTTACAACGAGCTCGTTGCTGCGGGTGCTGACACCGACCTGGGTAAAGATGCCGCATTCCTGGCGCCTATTGCCAAAGCACCATTCTATATCGCCAAAATTGTGAACAACATCGTGGTGGTAGACGGCGGCATCACTACCAACATCCGCGCCGAGGCGCTCGACGAAGACATGAATCCCATTCCCGGTCTGTATGCGGTCGGTCTTGACGGGGCCATGCTGTGGCGCAACGTGTACACGCAGAACATGCCAGGCACGGCCGTGGGCAACAACGTGAATTCGGGCCGCAATGCGGCAAATGCGGCTCGCGATTACATCGCCGGTCTGTAGCGGCACTCGGAAAACGAAACGCCCATCCCCTCCAAGACGGCGGCGCCCCTGGGAAAACCTGGGGGCGCCGCCGTTTACGCCTGTGAAAAGCAGCATGGAAGCCAAGCTGACAATGCATTATCCGGTCTTTTGCGGGGCTTGCTCTGACAGCAACTTGTTTCCGACCGCTCCTGCGCATAGGGTGTGCTATAAGGAGCGCCTAATCGGATTATGCGGATTCCCCACACGAGAGGAGGCCCGAGTAGGAATCCCTTTCAGGTTCGAGGCTTTCCCAACAAGCTAGTTCTTTGGTGCGGTTTCGGCAATACAGGGTGTGACTTGGCAATATATATCGACAGTGTCCTGGACGCCCTTCTTCTGGTCGCATCTGATGGAAGGAGGTATTAACGGTAGGAGGGAAGTGGCATGTACAGCAACGATGAGCATGACGGTCACCTGAGAAATGGTCGAGAATGGCATCGTAGCTCGAGTATGTCTTTTATTAAACGTGGATGCTTCGAGCGTTGGCTCGAAGCCATGCGCGGCGGGTCCTTTTCTAGGCAAGTGTTTTGGGAGCTGCCTGTAACGTTGCAAATAGGTATCTCGGCAAGACATTGTCACTTGATGAGATGAGTACCGACAATGTTGGTTAGTCATATAGCAAAAAACGTCAATAAACATAAGGCGCAGCGCCGCGAAACCAGGACCGTCGCGGGGCGCCGCGGCAAGCAGGGTATTCGGCCTTGCGGCTTTGAGCCACATGTCCCAAACCCTCGCGCCCGAAGGCGGATGCAACCGAAAAACGCCTGTTTGATGCCATAATGAAGATAGGTATTGACGCAATGAGAACAACATAATCAACGTGTCGTCGATGGCTCGATTCGTAGGGAGGTTGCTATGAAACGACTGATTATGCTGCCCTTTACAGCAGCGATTGCACTTGCGTGCGCAACGGGTTTCGCCTATGCCGAAGAGGCCGTCGAACAGGAGGTGGCGGCCGACGACATTGTTGCGTCTGAGCAGGGCCTCGTCGAGCAAAACGCCGTCGAAGAGGCCGACGAGGCGGTCGTTGCCCAGGAGGCCGCCGCCGATGAAGCGGACGATGCCGTGCAGCCCCTTTCGAACACGTTTGACGGATGCAGCTTCTACGTGGAGGGAGGTCCCTTCTACTTTACGGGAAATCCGGAGACTCCCATCATCTCTGTCGAGGGCCCTGGTGGCGAGGAGCTCGTAAACGGGAAAGACTTCGAGGTTGAGTACTCGATGGACCTGGGTCCTGGCGACGTGTATTACAGGGTCATCGGCCTCGGCTCCTATGAGGGCGCCAGCTATGAAGGTTATTTCTACGTCATTCCCACCGGAACGTATCCTTGGGACGCGATAGAACTAGAGAATGGCAAATGGCTGAAGAATTCCAAGGGCTGGTGGTATCGGTATGATACCAGCGGGTGGGCCTGCGGCATATTCGCTTCCGAAAACGGGAAGATCTACTACTTCAACGATGCCGGGTATATGGTTACGGGGTGGCAGACCCTCAACTACTCAGGTAACGACTACATGATCCTCGAAGGCGGCGATATCTATTTCGCGAGCAACGGCGCCATGCAGTTCAGATGGTCGAAGATCGGCGGTAAATGGTTCTACTTCGATTGGCCGACGGGCGTCGTGCAATACGATTGGCTGCGGATTGACTCCAACTGGTATTACATCGATTACAACAAGGGCATGCTGACCGGATGGTCGAAGATCGGCGGCAAGTGGTATTACTTCAACAAGTCGGGTGTCATGAAGACCGGTTGGCTGAAATCCGGTAGCAATTGGTACTACCTGAAGAGCTCCGGCGCCATGGTCACCGGCTGGTACCAGGTCGGCTCGAAGTGGTATTACTTCAACAGCAGCGGCGTGATGCAGGCCAACAAATGGGTAGGCAACTACTATCTGACCAGTTCAGGTGCTATGGCCACCAATACATGGATCGGCAACTACTACGTGGGCGCCGACGGCAAATGGGTCAAGGGCAAGACGAAGTAGGGCGACGCGCATCGGATACGACAAGGCCTGCAGCATTCACGCTGCGGGCCTTTTTGCATCGGGAAGCGG
This genomic window contains:
- a CDS encoding N-acetylmuramoyl-L-alanine amidase family protein, whose product is MKRLIMLPFTAAIALACATGFAYAEEAVEQEVAADDIVASEQGLVEQNAVEEADEAVVAQEAAADEADDAVQPLSNTFDGCSFYVEGGPFYFTGNPETPIISVEGPGGEELVNGKDFEVEYSMDLGPGDVYYRVIGLGSYEGASYEGYFYVIPTGTYPWDAIELENGKWLKNSKGWWYRYDTSGWACGIFASENGKIYYFNDAGYMVTGWQTLNYSGNDYMILEGGDIYFASNGAMQFRWSKIGGKWFYFDWPTGVVQYDWLRIDSNWYYIDYNKGMLTGWSKIGGKWYYFNKSGVMKTGWLKSGSNWYYLKSSGAMVTGWYQVGSKWYYFNSSGVMQANKWVGNYYLTSSGAMATNTWIGNYYVGADGKWVKGKTK